A section of the Nitrospinaceae bacterium genome encodes:
- a CDS encoding glycosyl transferase family 9 codes for MKNILVISTTGMGDSLWGTPALRALKKTFPDMELHLLVNTRWENLFAGNPHIDRIIRYSPKWYQQPLTGLKLLRTRYDHVLLFHANKDITRLLPWLRFGSFLAHQTSSWIPEKNRVVIEGVVHGIQRRLVLISKIGAHPDGGQMEIFFNDKERQNANTFMKKKSLSPQSYIYINIGASGPHRRWPEDRFLALAEQILQQTDFKMILGGGPEEKEKIQAMREELGTDRCSHSLGIPLKLDSYLIGQAKLLITCDTGPMHIGFALKVPAVSLFGPYDPRGTGPFDLEKGRCYMVHPSGQQEFSADADYQTGDLKNIHVSMVWEKVQEALNA; via the coding sequence ATGAAGAACATACTGGTCATCAGCACAACTGGAATGGGTGACAGTTTATGGGGCACCCCGGCGCTGAGGGCTTTAAAAAAAACATTCCCAGATATGGAATTGCACCTCCTTGTGAATACCCGCTGGGAAAATCTTTTCGCGGGGAATCCACATATAGACAGGATAATCAGGTATTCCCCGAAATGGTACCAGCAACCGCTGACCGGTTTAAAGTTATTACGCACCAGATATGACCACGTGCTCCTTTTCCATGCCAACAAAGACATCACCCGGCTGTTACCCTGGTTAAGATTCGGATCCTTTTTAGCACATCAAACCTCTTCCTGGATTCCTGAAAAAAACCGGGTTGTGATCGAGGGAGTTGTTCATGGAATCCAGAGACGATTGGTTTTAATTTCAAAAATTGGGGCTCATCCGGACGGCGGACAAATGGAAATATTTTTCAATGACAAGGAACGCCAGAATGCCAACACGTTCATGAAAAAAAAATCGTTGTCGCCCCAGAGTTATATTTACATCAACATCGGAGCTTCCGGTCCTCATCGGCGATGGCCGGAAGATCGTTTCCTGGCTTTGGCAGAACAAATCCTGCAACAAACGGACTTTAAAATGATTCTCGGAGGGGGGCCGGAAGAAAAAGAAAAAATTCAAGCCATGAGGGAAGAACTGGGCACAGACCGATGCAGCCATTCCCTCGGAATTCCGTTAAAGCTTGACAGTTACCTTATCGGTCAGGCAAAGTTGCTCATCACCTGCGACACCGGACCCATGCATATTGGGTTCGCATTGAAGGTTCCTGCCGTGTCCCTGTTTGGCCCTTACGACCCGCGCGGAACCGGACCGTTTGACCTTGAAAAGGGTCGCTGCTACATGGTCCATCCATCAGGACAACAGGAATTTTCCGCAGACGCGGATTATCAAACGGGGGATTTAAAAAACATCCACGTTTCAATGGTATGGGAAAAAGTACAAGAAGCGTTAAATGCATGA
- the waaQ gene encoding lipopolysaccharide core heptosyltransferase RfaQ: protein MISFNKEQLPQKPRILLIKLRSIGDVIYNTSVYTPLKQCFPDSHLTVLVERPSYDIVRNHPDVDEVLCFQKGSTWEQMRFYWKLYFNNYDMAIDMHEGTRGAIMCFLTRAPFRVGHKHAKRAFLYNVKLEFSDLNPKFPLDYQVALIKKLGASFDRIAPAVYLSENSRKNARRLLDEKGIRPEDPYCIIHPGTRKIYNQWQYEKFARLADILFSRYGLKIVITCGPGEEDQAQAVIERIDNTPFTFILAELQELAVITEGAEFAVCHNGGYMHLSSVLGTPVIALFGSVHPRVWRPLGAQDVVVYKQVECSPCNHKTRKKECYGGDAECKVIITVEDVLQGVDQILADNLGAKI, encoded by the coding sequence GTGATCTCTTTTAACAAAGAACAGCTTCCTCAAAAGCCGAGAATCCTGCTGATAAAACTCAGGTCCATCGGAGATGTGATATACAACACTTCCGTTTACACGCCCCTGAAGCAGTGTTTCCCGGATTCGCATTTGACGGTCCTGGTCGAACGGCCTTCCTACGATATTGTGCGAAACCACCCGGATGTGGATGAGGTCCTTTGTTTTCAAAAAGGCTCCACCTGGGAGCAGATGCGGTTTTATTGGAAACTATATTTCAATAATTATGATATGGCGATCGACATGCATGAGGGAACCCGCGGGGCGATCATGTGTTTTTTGACACGGGCTCCGTTTCGAGTTGGCCACAAGCATGCAAAGCGGGCTTTTTTATACAATGTGAAATTGGAATTCAGTGATCTCAATCCAAAGTTTCCGCTGGATTATCAGGTGGCTTTGATTAAAAAACTGGGAGCTTCCTTTGACCGGATCGCTCCTGCTGTTTATCTGTCAGAAAACAGCCGAAAGAACGCCCGGCGTCTTCTCGATGAAAAGGGGATTCGTCCCGAAGATCCTTACTGCATCATCCATCCGGGAACGCGGAAAATTTACAACCAGTGGCAATATGAAAAGTTTGCCCGTTTGGCGGATATATTGTTTTCCCGTTACGGGCTTAAAATCGTGATCACTTGCGGTCCCGGGGAAGAGGATCAGGCTCAGGCGGTCATCGAAAGAATCGACAACACTCCCTTCACATTTATCTTGGCGGAACTCCAGGAGTTGGCCGTCATCACGGAAGGCGCAGAATTTGCCGTTTGCCATAACGGCGGCTACATGCACCTTTCCTCGGTTTTGGGAACTCCTGTTATTGCTTTATTCGGTTCGGTTCATCCGCGGGTTTGGAGACCCCTGGGAGCGCAGGATGTAGTCGTTTATAAACAGGTGGAGTGCAGCCCCTGCAATCATAAGACCCGTAAAAAGGAATGCTACGGAGGAGACGCAGAATGTAAGGTTATCATTACGGTTGAAGATGTGCTCCAGGGAGTCGATCAAATTCTTGCCGATAATTTGGGGGCGAAGATTTAA
- a CDS encoding dolichyl-phosphate-mannose--protein mannosyltransferase: MLLTAFCFFCFSYQLGEVPPYHTDENFYVLSAKNMLQSGDYLTPVFHEKKRFAKPILFYWQVALSYKVFGISLVSARLWSVVLGTSSAVLVFFLGRRLFSSQAAMLGALILPSIYLHFQISRWATTDMTLSFFILCAFYFFIKGFQEESHRTRNYVLFYLSMAMGFLTKGPPAILIPALTIATFLFIRGDWKRIVEMRLPAGLLILMAVDIPWFAAMYVLHGEEFTNHLLGAELRDRIVHETPFSFYYLGVLIRYYLPWSLFLVFSIATLTANFKTRILNFFDKENYALLFCFLWIFIPILLFTAFRIEHSRYLLPTSPAMALILGHYFTRLAISDRGFKRPVFKIPFYLTLFIFFLLTLAVAAGVILMQSDTSVPFRIMFLPLFLAAGPSIMILMFIARRRIALIVTLAAFQTLSLSFIHGDAIPFFNRYPMKKFAQEIIQTRTGNEIVGVFQLGSHQARVGVLTGQTAKFIFLPEWVRDFVNDNEKFYLIMKESEWKEKFNDLDLVLRSSDTIWKKRRIDKDFLRKLWHEGLHLNPSDHLETIVLLTPR; encoded by the coding sequence GTGTTACTGACGGCATTCTGCTTCTTCTGTTTTTCCTATCAATTGGGAGAAGTTCCGCCTTACCACACCGACGAAAATTTTTACGTTTTATCCGCAAAAAACATGTTGCAGTCCGGGGATTACCTGACACCCGTGTTTCACGAAAAAAAACGATTTGCCAAACCCATTTTGTTTTACTGGCAAGTGGCCCTGTCCTACAAAGTTTTCGGGATCAGCCTGGTCTCCGCCCGCCTTTGGTCCGTGGTGCTGGGAACGTCATCCGCGGTGCTGGTGTTTTTTTTAGGACGGCGCTTGTTTTCGTCTCAAGCCGCCATGCTGGGCGCTTTGATTCTTCCTTCGATTTACCTGCATTTTCAAATTTCCCGTTGGGCCACAACGGACATGACGTTGAGTTTTTTCATCCTTTGCGCGTTTTACTTTTTCATCAAAGGATTCCAGGAGGAAAGCCATCGAACGCGAAATTATGTCCTGTTTTACCTTTCAATGGCGATGGGATTTCTCACCAAAGGTCCACCGGCGATCCTCATCCCGGCTTTAACGATCGCGACTTTTCTTTTCATTCGCGGAGATTGGAAAAGAATCGTCGAAATGCGATTGCCCGCCGGTCTCCTGATCCTTATGGCGGTGGATATTCCGTGGTTTGCCGCAATGTATGTTTTGCATGGCGAGGAATTTACAAATCACCTGCTGGGTGCCGAACTGCGCGACCGTATTGTGCACGAAACCCCTTTCAGTTTCTATTACCTGGGAGTTCTGATTCGTTATTACCTGCCCTGGTCTTTGTTTCTGGTTTTTTCAATTGCAACACTGACCGCCAACTTCAAAACCCGGATTTTGAATTTTTTCGATAAAGAAAATTACGCCTTATTATTCTGTTTTCTCTGGATTTTTATTCCTATCCTGCTTTTCACGGCCTTTCGAATCGAACACAGCCGTTATCTTCTTCCCACCTCACCGGCCATGGCTTTGATCTTGGGTCATTATTTCACCAGGCTCGCAATATCCGACCGGGGGTTTAAAAGACCTGTGTTTAAGATCCCCTTTTACCTGACTCTCTTTATTTTTTTCCTGTTGACCCTCGCCGTTGCCGCCGGGGTCATCCTCATGCAATCCGACACCAGCGTCCCTTTTCGCATCATGTTTCTTCCTTTATTTCTTGCCGCCGGTCCGTCGATCATGATTCTAATGTTCATTGCGCGGCGGCGAATCGCCTTGATCGTTACCCTGGCGGCATTCCAGACGCTCAGCCTTTCTTTCATTCATGGCGACGCCATTCCTTTTTTCAACCGCTATCCCATGAAGAAATTTGCTCAGGAAATCATCCAAACAAGAACCGGCAATGAAATCGTCGGGGTCTTCCAACTGGGCAGCCATCAGGCCCGGGTTGGGGTGCTCACCGGGCAAACGGCGAAATTCATTTTCCTACCCGAGTGGGTGCGAGACTTTGTAAATGATAATGAAAAGTTTTATCTGATCATGAAGGAATCGGAATGGAAAGAGAAATTCAATGACCTCGACCTTGTATTGCGATCGTCAGACACCATCTGGAAAAAAAGGCGGATCGACAAGGATTTTCTCAGGAAGTTATGGCACGAAGGGCTTCACTTGAACCCGTCAGATCATCTCGAAACCATCGTTTTGTTGACTCCCCGATAA